A region of Myxococcus stipitatus DSM 14675 DNA encodes the following proteins:
- a CDS encoding alpha/beta fold hydrolase, with amino-acid sequence MTTPAKSLLAAAFLLSSSLFSLGCGSDPKPSPIPENQTTAPGAYAQVNGLNLYYETHGTGRPLIVLHGALSTIDSMQPFIAELAKTRQVIAVELQAHGHTADIDRPLRFETMADDIAALMKHLNIESADVCGYSLGGGVALQVAFRHPRAVRKLVLMSATFKSDAWFPENRAIMATMTGEALAGSPMHEAYLRTAPRPEDFSILVSKISHLLTQEPYDWTQDVAALKTPTLVISGDSDSLPPTHSVEMFGLLGGGKADGMMAGVPTSRLAILPGTTHWDAVTRVDLLVPLIPSFLDEQPASTP; translated from the coding sequence ATGACGACCCCTGCCAAGTCCCTCCTCGCCGCTGCGTTCCTGCTGTCCTCCTCCCTCTTCTCCCTGGGCTGCGGCTCCGACCCGAAGCCATCCCCCATCCCCGAAAACCAGACCACCGCCCCCGGCGCCTACGCCCAGGTGAACGGACTCAACCTCTACTACGAGACTCACGGCACGGGCCGCCCGCTCATCGTTCTCCACGGCGCGCTCTCGACCATCGACTCGATGCAGCCGTTCATCGCCGAGCTCGCCAAGACTCGCCAGGTCATCGCCGTCGAGCTCCAGGCCCACGGCCACACCGCCGACATCGACCGCCCCCTGCGCTTCGAAACCATGGCGGATGACATCGCCGCCCTCATGAAACATCTCAACATCGAGTCCGCCGATGTCTGCGGCTACTCCCTCGGCGGAGGTGTCGCGCTCCAGGTCGCCTTCCGCCACCCGCGGGCCGTTCGCAAGCTCGTGCTCATGTCCGCCACCTTCAAGAGCGACGCGTGGTTCCCGGAGAACCGAGCCATCATGGCCACGATGACGGGAGAGGCACTCGCGGGCTCACCCATGCACGAGGCCTACCTGCGCACCGCCCCGCGCCCCGAGGACTTCTCCATCCTCGTGTCCAAGATCAGCCACCTCCTCACCCAGGAGCCCTACGACTGGACCCAGGACGTGGCGGCCCTCAAGACGCCGACGCTCGTCATCTCCGGAGACTCGGACAGCCTCCCGCCGACGCACTCCGTGGAGATGTTTGGATTGCTCGGCGGCGGCAAGGCGGACGGCATGATGGCGGGTGTTCCCACCTCTCGCCTCGCCATCCTCCCAGGAACGACTCACTGGGACGCGGTGACTCGCGTCGACCTGCTCGTCCCGCTCATCCCGTCCTTCCTCGATGAGCAGCCGGCCTCGACGCCCTGA